The Candidatus Binatia bacterium genome includes a region encoding these proteins:
- a CDS encoding glycosyltransferase family A protein, whose amino-acid sequence MLVFVIPLKSRRVARSWDYVSRLFERCLKSVCNQTSAAFKVIVVCHEKPTIDFNHPAVTYAGGDFPVPDSNHHPSLNQDKYRKRARGFVLARKFTPSHVMQVDADDCVSNRLAEFVERNPQAHGWFFDSGYFYRDGARRIYLKKHGFHHWCGTSHLIRHDLLKLPENEDIEDSDLPSLSPSRVRKSLLPLPFPGAVYVDTKHGEGNRSRRDRFSDLKQNPRVFLSRAKKQFVQLFMLEPLTETVAAEFGLYPLAVSTKHERGDFTEGNLSSAKKQE is encoded by the coding sequence ATGCTGGTCTTCGTCATACCGCTGAAGAGCCGCCGCGTCGCCAGATCATGGGACTACGTGAGCAGGCTCTTCGAGAGGTGTCTCAAATCGGTCTGTAATCAAACATCGGCGGCGTTTAAAGTCATCGTAGTTTGTCACGAGAAGCCGACGATCGACTTCAACCATCCCGCGGTCACTTACGCGGGCGGCGATTTTCCCGTGCCCGATTCCAATCACCATCCGTCTCTGAATCAGGACAAATACCGCAAGCGCGCCAGAGGATTCGTTCTTGCCCGGAAATTCACTCCGTCCCACGTGATGCAAGTCGATGCCGACGATTGTGTCAGCAACCGGCTCGCCGAATTCGTCGAGCGAAATCCTCAGGCTCACGGATGGTTTTTTGATAGCGGCTATTTCTATCGCGACGGCGCGCGGCGCATCTATCTCAAAAAACACGGATTCCACCACTGGTGCGGCACCAGCCACCTCATCAGGCACGATCTTTTGAAGCTGCCTGAGAACGAAGACATCGAAGATTCGGATCTGCCTTCGCTAAGTCCTTCGCGAGTGAGAAAGTCACTGCTCCCTCTGCCCTTTCCTGGCGCCGTTTATGTCGACACAAAGCATGGCGAAGGTAATCGCAGCAGGAGAGATCGTTTTTCGGATCTGAAACAAAACCCCAGGGTTTTCCTCAGCCGCGCGAAAAAACAGTTCGTCCAGTTATTCATGTTGGAGCCTTTAACCGAGACCGTTGCGGCGGAGTTCGGTCTTTACCCGCTTGCCGTCTCGACGAAACATGAGCGAGGGGATTTCACCGAGGGAAATTTATCTTCCGCGAAGAAACAGGAGTAG
- a CDS encoding type II toxin-antitoxin system PemK/MazF family toxin produces MTSTVDLGDVYVCVFPFTSGQAAKARPVLVLMDLGPDCLVCRITSVPHSGFLDLPVTNWQEAGLEKPSTIRLSRLVTVEKPLLRFHIGKLASKDLDRVRTLWNEKFRL; encoded by the coding sequence ATGACAAGTACCGTTGATCTTGGCGACGTATATGTCTGTGTTTTTCCTTTCACCTCCGGGCAAGCAGCCAAGGCTAGACCTGTTCTGGTATTGATGGACCTTGGCCCGGATTGCCTCGTCTGCCGAATCACCTCTGTTCCCCATAGTGGTTTCCTCGACCTGCCGGTGACCAACTGGCAGGAAGCGGGTCTTGAGAAACCATCCACCATCCGGCTGTCGCGCCTGGTCACTGTGGAAAAGCCTCTGCTCAGATTCCATATCGGAAAATTGGCCAGCAAGGATTTAGATCGAGTGAGAACGCTGTGGAATGAAAAGTTCCGCTTGTGA
- a CDS encoding type II toxin-antitoxin system RelE/ParE family toxin encodes MIQSFRHKGLRRLFEKGEAKGLRADHVAKVENILAVLNRARKPSDMDLPGFRLHRLKGDLKDFWSVTVRANWRLIFRFEEGHAYDVDLIDYH; translated from the coding sequence GTGATTCAAAGCTTCAGGCACAAAGGCTTGAGGCGGCTATTTGAAAAGGGCGAGGCGAAGGGGCTTCGCGCGGATCATGTCGCTAAGGTGGAAAACATCCTGGCCGTTCTTAACCGCGCCCGCAAACCTTCTGACATGGATCTGCCGGGCTTCCGACTCCATCGGTTGAAAGGCGATCTTAAGGATTTTTGGAGCGTCACTGTGCGGGCCAACTGGCGCCTTATATTCCGCTTTGAGGAAGGCCACGCCTACGACGTTGACTTGATCGACTATCATTGA
- a CDS encoding HigA family addiction module antitoxin: MRMKNPPHPGRIVRQECIEPLNLTVTEAAKRLGVTRQALNNLVNEKAGISPEMAIRLSKAFGSSPEVWLGMQMEYDLAQIEKAAERIKVKRIA, translated from the coding sequence ATGCGCATGAAGAATCCACCGCACCCCGGTCGCATTGTGCGCCAGGAATGCATTGAGCCGCTAAATTTGACTGTCACCGAAGCGGCCAAGCGTCTTGGAGTGACGCGTCAGGCACTCAACAATCTGGTGAATGAAAAGGCCGGGATCTCCCCGGAGATGGCGATCCGCCTCTCCAAGGCGTTCGGGTCGAGTCCCGAGGTATGGCTTGGCATGCAGATGGAATACGACCTTGCGCAAATTGAGAAGGCCGCTGAGCGCATCAAAGTGAAGCGGATTGCATGA